Proteins encoded together in one Rhizobacter sp. J219 window:
- a CDS encoding amino acid--[acyl-carrier-protein] ligase encodes MYDIDTFYQGLVEHGLILPTGIRGGYGRGPVFEKILRGFNELVSHTAADDGAEELMFPPIVARQLIEKVGYMNSFPQLAGSVHSFFGNETQAREITARTQAGERWEDLLDITEVMLTPAACYPVYPIFSGLLPQGGRLVTVLNWVYRHEPSDEPTRLQSFRMREFIRVASSDEVVQWRNDWLQRSLNLLQGLGLDARSDIASDPFFGRAGKMMAANQVDQKLKFEILVPVISEEKPTAICSFNWHQDHFSGKFGIRNADDTLASTACLGFGLERVTLALIKTHGFDPSHWPEAVRQQLSL; translated from the coding sequence ATGTACGACATCGACACCTTCTACCAAGGCCTGGTCGAACACGGCCTCATCCTGCCCACCGGCATCCGCGGCGGCTATGGCCGCGGGCCGGTGTTTGAGAAGATCCTGCGCGGCTTCAACGAACTCGTCTCGCACACCGCGGCCGACGACGGCGCCGAGGAGCTGATGTTCCCGCCCATCGTGGCGCGGCAGCTGATCGAGAAGGTCGGCTACATGAACAGCTTCCCGCAGCTCGCCGGCTCGGTGCACAGCTTCTTCGGCAACGAGACCCAGGCCCGAGAGATCACCGCACGCACGCAGGCCGGCGAACGCTGGGAGGACCTGCTCGACATCACCGAGGTGATGCTCACCCCGGCGGCCTGCTACCCCGTCTACCCGATCTTCAGCGGCCTGCTGCCGCAGGGCGGGCGCCTCGTCACCGTGCTCAACTGGGTCTATCGCCACGAGCCGTCGGACGAGCCGACCCGGCTGCAATCGTTCCGCATGCGCGAGTTCATCCGCGTCGCCAGTTCGGACGAGGTGGTGCAGTGGCGCAACGACTGGCTCCAGCGCTCGCTGAACCTGCTGCAAGGGCTCGGGCTCGATGCCCGCAGCGACATCGCCTCCGACCCCTTCTTCGGCCGTGCCGGCAAGATGATGGCGGCCAACCAAGTCGACCAGAAGCTCAAGTTCGAGATCCTCGTACCCGTGATCTCCGAAGAGAAGCCGACCGCAATCTGCTCCTTCAACTGGCACCAGGACCACTTCTCCGGCAAGTTCGGCATCCGCAACGCCGACGACACGCTGGCCAGCACCGCCTGCCTCGGCTTCGGGCTGGAGCGTGTGACGCTGGCGCTCATCAAGACACACGGCTTCGACCCCTCGCACTGGCCCGAGGCGGTGCGGCAGCAACTGTCGCTGTGA
- a CDS encoding SGNH/GDSL hydrolase family protein, protein MSSLKSKLQSAGLAVVAIAVSVLLAEGASRLVVDAADFLNVDPVADAYLGHKLAPGAGGHDELGFRNRSVPAQANIVAIGDSMTYGSGAPRDGAWPQQLAVLSGDSVYNMGLGGYGPLQYLHLAGHQAKQFKPKQLLVSFYFGNDFIDAAMLPQNLPNWASWRPSGAASAPAAAPAVAPSEAAPKPTKRGGALRDWLSRHSVLYGLLRTTVLAPFAVAEQKKLADKMTPDERMSWSDPAAPDIKTVFTAQQRASAQDQTQPTMREGMEITKRAFAAIKDEADKQGIPLRVVLIPTRERVYCAYLKSTKANLPPAHLKLCDLEEANKTELLQAFQAKGIAYVDPTAAMEEQVRQHVQIYPPTSDGHPTSLGHKVIAEAVLASLKKP, encoded by the coding sequence ATGAGTTCTCTTAAAAGCAAGCTGCAGTCCGCCGGACTTGCCGTGGTGGCGATTGCCGTGTCGGTGCTGCTCGCCGAAGGCGCCTCGCGCCTCGTGGTCGATGCGGCCGACTTCCTCAACGTCGACCCGGTGGCCGATGCGTATCTCGGCCACAAGCTCGCACCCGGTGCGGGCGGGCACGACGAACTGGGCTTTCGCAATCGTTCGGTGCCGGCGCAGGCCAACATCGTCGCCATCGGCGACTCGATGACCTACGGCTCTGGTGCGCCGCGTGACGGGGCCTGGCCGCAGCAGCTGGCCGTCTTGAGCGGCGACAGCGTCTACAACATGGGCCTGGGCGGCTACGGCCCGCTGCAGTACCTGCACCTAGCCGGCCACCAGGCCAAGCAGTTCAAGCCCAAGCAGCTGCTGGTGAGCTTCTATTTCGGCAACGACTTCATCGACGCCGCCATGCTGCCGCAGAACCTGCCGAACTGGGCCTCCTGGAGACCGAGCGGTGCAGCTTCCGCGCCTGCGGCCGCACCCGCCGTGGCACCGAGCGAAGCCGCGCCCAAGCCGACCAAGCGCGGTGGTGCGTTGCGCGACTGGCTCTCGCGCCACAGCGTGCTCTACGGCCTGCTGCGCACCACGGTGCTCGCGCCCTTCGCGGTGGCCGAGCAGAAGAAGCTCGCCGACAAGATGACGCCCGACGAGCGCATGAGCTGGTCCGACCCGGCCGCGCCCGACATCAAGACCGTGTTCACGGCACAGCAGCGCGCTTCGGCGCAAGACCAGACGCAGCCCACCATGCGAGAGGGCATGGAGATCACCAAGCGCGCCTTCGCCGCGATCAAGGACGAGGCCGACAAGCAGGGCATCCCGCTGCGCGTGGTGCTGATCCCGACACGCGAGCGCGTCTACTGCGCCTACCTCAAGTCGACCAAGGCCAACCTGCCGCCGGCGCACCTGAAGCTGTGCGATCTGGAAGAGGCCAACAAGACGGAGCTGCTGCAGGCCTTCCAAGCCAAGGGCATCGCCTACGTGGATCCGACTGCGGCGATGGAAGAGCAGGTGCGCCAGCACGTGCAGATCTACCCGCCCACGTCCGACGGCCACCCGACCTCGCTCGGCCACAAGGTGATCGCCGAGGCGGTGCTGGCGTCGCTGAAGAAGCCTTAA
- a CDS encoding carbamoyltransferase, which produces MRILGISAYYHDSAAALVEDGVIVAAAQEERFTRKKHDANFPTHAIDYCLKRAGVGLEGVDRVVFYDKPFLKFERLLETYLAFAPHGFKSFRMSIPLWLREKLFLKDLLQKAFQKIDTAKKWNGELLFSEHHLSHAASAFFPSPFEEAVVLTMDGVGEWATTSVAIGRGHQLEVRKEIHFPHSLGLLYSAMTYYTGFKVNSGEYKVMGLAPYGVPKYVDLIYKHLIDVKPDGSFRMDMSYFNYATGLTMTNDKFAKVFGGPPRKASEPLTQHHMDLAASLQAVTEDIVLRLTRSLREETGIDNLCLAGGVALNCVANGKVLRDAKFKNVYVQPAAGDAGGALGAALVGYHMQLDQPRTVDGDKMRGSYLGPQFDQADIEARLKAAGAKFETLSDEALLETSAADLAEGKAMGWFQGRMEFGPRALGNRSIIGDPRSPSMQKTLNLKVKYRESFRPFAPSVLREKVAEWFELDGDSPYMLMVADVVKSRRLEMTPEQQKLFGIDKLNVPRSDIPAVTHVDYSARIQTVEKDVNPRYHALLSAFERKTGCPVLVNTSFNVRGEPIVGTPEDAFRCFMGTELDVLAVGNCYLRKEQQDPSLKQNYETAFELD; this is translated from the coding sequence ATGCGCATTCTCGGGATATCTGCCTACTACCACGACAGCGCCGCTGCGCTGGTGGAAGACGGCGTCATCGTGGCCGCGGCACAGGAAGAACGTTTCACGCGCAAGAAGCACGACGCGAACTTCCCCACCCACGCGATCGACTACTGCCTGAAGCGCGCCGGGGTGGGCCTGGAAGGCGTCGACCGTGTCGTCTTCTACGACAAGCCCTTCCTGAAGTTCGAGCGGCTGCTGGAAACCTACCTCGCTTTTGCGCCCCATGGTTTCAAGTCGTTCCGCATGTCGATCCCGCTGTGGCTGCGCGAGAAGCTCTTCCTGAAGGACTTGCTGCAAAAGGCCTTCCAGAAGATCGACACCGCCAAGAAGTGGAACGGCGAGTTGCTCTTCAGCGAGCACCACCTGAGCCACGCGGCCAGCGCGTTTTTCCCGTCGCCCTTCGAAGAGGCGGTGGTGCTCACGATGGACGGCGTGGGCGAATGGGCCACCACCTCGGTGGCCATCGGCCGTGGCCACCAGCTGGAGGTGCGCAAGGAAATCCACTTCCCGCACTCGCTCGGACTGCTGTATTCGGCGATGACGTACTACACCGGCTTCAAGGTGAACTCGGGTGAGTACAAGGTCATGGGCCTCGCGCCGTACGGCGTGCCCAAGTATGTCGACCTCATCTACAAGCACCTGATCGACGTCAAGCCCGACGGCTCGTTCCGCATGGACATGAGCTACTTCAACTACGCCACCGGCCTCACGATGACGAACGACAAGTTCGCCAAGGTGTTCGGTGGCCCGCCGCGCAAGGCCAGCGAACCGCTGACGCAGCACCACATGGACCTGGCGGCCTCGCTGCAGGCCGTGACCGAAGACATCGTGCTCAGGCTCACCCGCTCGCTGCGTGAAGAGACCGGCATCGACAACCTGTGCCTCGCCGGCGGCGTGGCGCTCAACTGCGTGGCCAACGGCAAGGTGCTGCGCGACGCAAAGTTCAAGAACGTCTACGTGCAGCCGGCGGCCGGTGACGCGGGTGGCGCGCTTGGTGCTGCGCTCGTGGGCTACCACATGCAGCTCGACCAGCCGCGCACCGTCGACGGCGACAAGATGCGCGGCTCCTACCTGGGCCCGCAGTTCGACCAGGCCGACATCGAAGCCCGCCTGAAGGCGGCCGGTGCGAAGTTCGAGACCCTCTCCGACGAGGCGCTGCTCGAAACCTCGGCCGCCGACCTCGCCGAAGGCAAGGCCATGGGCTGGTTCCAGGGCCGCATGGAGTTCGGCCCGCGGGCGCTCGGCAACCGCTCCATCATCGGCGACCCGCGTTCGCCCTCGATGCAGAAGACGCTCAACCTCAAGGTCAAGTATCGCGAGTCCTTCCGCCCGTTCGCACCTTCGGTGCTGCGCGAGAAGGTGGCCGAGTGGTTCGAGCTCGATGGCGACAGCCCCTACATGCTGATGGTGGCCGACGTGGTCAAGTCGCGCCGGCTGGAAATGACGCCTGAGCAGCAGAAGCTCTTTGGCATCGACAAGCTCAACGTGCCGCGCTCCGACATCCCGGCCGTGACGCACGTCGACTACTCGGCGCGCATCCAGACCGTCGAGAAGGACGTCAATCCGCGCTACCACGCGCTGCTGTCGGCCTTCGAGCGCAAGACGGGCTGCCCGGTGCTGGTCAACACCAGCTTCAACGTGCGCGGCGAGCCCATCGTCGGCACGCCGGAAGACGCCTTCCGCTGCTTCATGGGCACCGAACTCGACGTGCTCGCGGTCGGCAACTGCTACCTGCGCAAGGAGCAGCAGGACCCGTCTCTGAAGCAGAACTACGAAACGGCCTTCGAACTCGACTGA
- a CDS encoding DUF5989 family protein: MSMIKELWAFMRARKKVWLWPIFLMMALLGMLIVLAKGSAVAPFIYTLF; encoded by the coding sequence ATGTCGATGATCAAGGAACTGTGGGCTTTCATGCGTGCCCGCAAGAAGGTGTGGCTGTGGCCGATCTTCCTGATGATGGCGCTCCTGGGCATGCTGATCGTGCTGGCCAAGGGCTCGGCCGTCGCACCGTTCATCTACACCCTGTTCTGA